A window of the Desulforapulum autotrophicum HRM2 genome harbors these coding sequences:
- a CDS encoding type I glyceraldehyde-3-phosphate dehydrogenase has product MSEDNSRILGINGLGRIGKLTVWHHVGRGYFDELVVNLGREAGRSLGDIAHYIERDTTYGRLNAFLHGHGAPPVITDIDEAKGTMQINNVKVTLLREKRNPREIGWGDHGARLVVDTTGQFLDPNLSFEASAGSVRGHLECGAQKVVVSAPFKVQEGSPMPDDAVTTVMGINDKSYDPRIHSLISNASCTTNCLAHMIKPLLDYFGADRILSASMATVHAATGSQQVLDRLPKKGATDLRKSRSVMNNIILTSTGAARALALVIPEMETIGFIAESVRIPTASGSLIILVLNIQDAPKGGPINKALINELYRKTATEKNDGYLVFTEKQNVSADIVGTPRAATIIEGHETHTRTAEISIDLGQVKGLDPALLKSLDKTIARIPVTNAVIYGWYDNEMASYVNTLGDRTVSIAETI; this is encoded by the coding sequence ATGAGTGAAGACAATTCTAGAATACTTGGTATTAACGGACTCGGCAGAATCGGCAAACTCACCGTATGGCACCATGTGGGACGGGGCTATTTTGACGAACTTGTGGTTAATCTCGGCCGGGAGGCAGGCAGATCCCTTGGAGACATTGCCCATTATATTGAACGGGACACCACCTATGGACGCCTGAATGCATTTCTCCACGGCCATGGTGCCCCGCCCGTCATCACTGATATTGACGAGGCAAAGGGAACCATGCAGATCAACAATGTCAAGGTGACCCTGCTGCGTGAAAAACGCAACCCCCGTGAAATAGGATGGGGCGATCACGGTGCACGTCTTGTGGTTGACACCACCGGCCAGTTCCTGGATCCCAATCTCTCGTTTGAGGCATCTGCAGGATCGGTCCGGGGCCACCTTGAGTGCGGGGCGCAAAAGGTGGTGGTCAGCGCACCCTTCAAAGTCCAGGAGGGTTCCCCCATGCCCGATGACGCCGTTACAACGGTAATGGGGATCAACGACAAAAGCTATGATCCAAGGATTCACAGCCTGATCTCCAACGCCTCGTGCACCACCAACTGCCTTGCCCACATGATCAAACCGCTGCTTGACTACTTTGGCGCTGACAGAATTCTGTCCGCATCCATGGCCACTGTCCATGCGGCCACAGGCTCCCAGCAGGTCCTTGACCGCCTGCCCAAAAAGGGAGCAACGGATCTCAGGAAGAGCCGCAGCGTCATGAACAACATCATTCTCACCTCAACGGGTGCGGCAAGGGCCCTTGCCCTGGTAATCCCGGAAATGGAGACCATCGGCTTTATTGCAGAATCGGTCAGGATTCCCACAGCTTCAGGATCATTGATCATCCTGGTGCTCAACATCCAGGACGCCCCCAAGGGGGGTCCCATCAACAAGGCCCTGATCAACGAACTTTACCGAAAAACCGCCACAGAAAAGAACGACGGGTACCTGGTGTTCACGGAAAAACAGAACGTATCGGCCGATATTGTTGGCACCCCCAGGGCCGCCACCATCATCGAAGGCCATGAAACCCATACAAGAACGGCGGAAATCAGCATTGATCTGGGTCAAGTCAAGGGCCTTGACCCCGCCCTTCTCAAGAGCCTTGACAAAACCATTGCCCGCATCCCGGTCACCAATGCCGTGATCTATGGCTGGTACGACAATGAAATGGCAAGCTATGTCAACACCCTGGGGGATCGAACCGTCTCCATTGCCGAAACCATATGA
- a CDS encoding PEP/pyruvate-binding domain-containing protein: MTSRALEVNLADYHVDVTIDERYQPLQEIMADYYGILKRLNVFLKELSHPYKNWDFIVKEARSFSLGYFHLLRPHPEGPAAVQIFADIFLRAIAENENQTIQEDAAEDLLLFLHHVLTDATDETPRFLPVFKSILAQTLDLSGVKFHLFVTSYFQPDKLARLFIKIGTEETGDNETLNRFLVRFYDHSLSYWLELEDPLVWIQREASHTDYKNLAEQFINETSHQKFFAWKETLLTMAREEPIGSIELTKRLVTLPGYKDIVSLFRQMPKKISRTMPDEITSKRLEVMFLFYIINTPGLAMIHKDALGDINRALTWLIGHEDFKNNLAIIDKTFGVLRALDGRFPQTVLNCVLKSGEAVYRTEEVEVINYFIDQVVDLGFHAPTIKGMGNDWQVISNNTHIQNIRNWLELIGQKPKSSVRLMSALIIFLSCGGVFIKDTDLFARDISAFLAKDIAPVYNLVKQLARLLPAFFNEIGAEGKLRDISTRLDEVCMRKDTLVHFLRKQSHVESSSRVVTFIEEVLQFWQRADKHGLQPFIPPLIYDEIEENGIYSHGMTIIFSALADQGVAIPADLLTMDDTTLVSMINRVDKASDQDRERAVLTLEFYRLLNQKYNFNNIEFDSYLSLLKSEDLPDTGRLKQALAQTDLKQKIAGLLSFLEELKAVILSDQTFEIRENMYHKRHIAVDIPSVYGSYHEARFDALGLTLRIEAIVNVLFEELINAIDLSLITKVTFSQILEILELFAKALGVDGISSNKMKMQLELLTHSIGIREFSFTQYIDIFKGFSRAVKNIIDDNFHTIHGRNILQIMAKMPEDQILEKFLPKEEDMERKKLAHMVADLFFRDKIVTSLGLQQLDVFLNRIMNTLFRQSEKLSETMLNKLFNYDPDNAMTEIGEDKRNNHHIIHLGNKGLNLVELKRMGWPVPPGFIITTEAFRCQELINTYEPAENNFRKHVEENLTFLERSTGKCFGNPKNPLLLSVRSGSSISQPGMLESYMNVGINEEIAESIANISGNAWFAWDCYRRFLQGYGMSFGLNRNDFDSIMYKFKKKNGVPLKREFTGEQMKLLSITYKNMIRDSGIKVVESPIGQLYLAINKVFSSWDSPRARAYRRIMGISDDWGTAVTVQAMVFGNVSSQSGSGVFFTHSPRLPGDTLRLWGDFTIGNQGEDVVSGLVRTLAISEMQREIEQRGSGISLESGFPVLYNNLKAIAHAIIYDNKWDPQEMEFTFESPNYKDLYLLQTRDMSVRERSVIRSFDMDDLNAMEYLGRGIGVSGGPMSGRIVFTLEEIKQWRKDEPHMNLILIRGDTVADDIREIYAADGILTARGGVTSHASVVAHSLKKTCVVGCENLMSNEKKRQCKFANTLMKSGDFISMDGREGLIYKGYLKVNEL; encoded by the coding sequence ATGACGTCACGCGCCCTTGAGGTTAACCTGGCCGATTACCATGTTGATGTAACCATTGACGAGAGATACCAACCGCTCCAGGAAATCATGGCAGACTACTATGGTATTTTAAAAAGGCTCAACGTCTTTTTAAAGGAACTGTCCCACCCCTACAAGAACTGGGACTTCATCGTCAAAGAGGCCAGAAGTTTCTCCCTTGGCTATTTTCACCTGCTACGCCCCCATCCCGAAGGTCCTGCAGCTGTACAGATTTTTGCCGATATTTTCCTCAGGGCCATTGCTGAAAATGAAAACCAAACCATCCAGGAGGATGCCGCTGAAGACCTGCTGCTCTTTCTGCACCATGTCCTGACCGATGCTACGGATGAAACGCCAAGATTTCTACCTGTTTTTAAATCCATTCTTGCCCAGACCCTTGACCTTTCGGGCGTGAAATTTCATCTTTTTGTTACAAGTTATTTTCAGCCGGACAAGCTTGCCAGGCTTTTCATCAAGATCGGAACGGAGGAGACCGGGGACAATGAAACCCTGAACCGGTTTCTGGTCCGATTTTACGATCACTCCCTTTCCTACTGGCTGGAACTGGAAGACCCCCTGGTCTGGATTCAGCGGGAGGCAAGCCACACGGATTACAAAAACCTGGCCGAGCAATTCATCAATGAAACCTCCCACCAGAAATTTTTCGCCTGGAAAGAGACCCTTCTCACCATGGCAAGGGAGGAACCCATAGGTTCCATTGAGCTGACAAAACGACTGGTCACCCTTCCCGGATACAAGGACATCGTCTCCCTTTTCAGGCAGATGCCCAAAAAAATCAGCCGGACCATGCCCGACGAGATAACGAGCAAACGCCTGGAGGTGATGTTTTTGTTTTATATCATCAACACACCTGGCCTTGCCATGATCCACAAGGACGCCCTGGGGGACATCAACCGGGCACTGACCTGGCTCATCGGACATGAGGACTTTAAGAACAACCTGGCCATCATCGATAAAACCTTTGGCGTTTTAAGGGCCCTTGACGGCAGGTTCCCCCAGACGGTTCTCAACTGCGTATTAAAGTCAGGCGAGGCTGTCTACCGCACAGAAGAGGTTGAGGTGATCAACTACTTCATCGACCAGGTGGTTGACCTTGGATTCCACGCACCGACCATCAAGGGCATGGGTAACGACTGGCAAGTGATCAGCAACAACACCCATATTCAAAACATCCGCAACTGGCTGGAACTGATTGGACAGAAGCCCAAAAGTTCGGTTCGCCTGATGTCGGCCTTGATCATCTTTCTCTCCTGCGGCGGGGTTTTCATCAAGGACACGGACCTCTTTGCAAGGGATATTTCGGCCTTTCTGGCCAAAGATATTGCCCCGGTCTATAATCTTGTAAAGCAGCTTGCACGACTCCTGCCTGCATTTTTCAACGAAATAGGTGCCGAAGGAAAACTCCGGGATATTTCAACACGCCTTGACGAGGTGTGCATGCGTAAGGATACCCTGGTTCATTTCCTTCGGAAACAAAGCCATGTGGAAAGCAGCAGTCGGGTGGTAACCTTTATTGAGGAGGTACTGCAATTCTGGCAACGGGCGGACAAACACGGTCTTCAACCCTTCATCCCCCCTTTGATCTATGATGAAATAGAAGAGAATGGAATCTACAGCCATGGCATGACCATTATCTTTTCAGCCCTTGCAGACCAGGGGGTCGCCATTCCGGCAGATCTTTTGACAATGGATGACACAACACTTGTCTCCATGATCAACCGTGTTGACAAGGCGTCTGATCAGGACCGGGAACGGGCCGTTCTGACCCTGGAATTTTACCGGCTCCTCAACCAGAAATACAACTTCAACAACATTGAGTTTGACAGCTACCTTAGCCTTCTCAAATCCGAAGATCTTCCCGACACGGGCAGGCTTAAACAGGCCCTGGCCCAGACTGACCTCAAGCAAAAGATTGCCGGTCTGCTCAGCTTCCTTGAGGAACTCAAGGCCGTGATCCTGTCGGACCAGACCTTTGAGATCAGGGAAAACATGTACCACAAGCGCCACATTGCCGTGGACATCCCGTCGGTGTATGGCAGCTACCATGAAGCAAGATTTGACGCCCTGGGGCTGACGCTTCGCATCGAGGCCATTGTGAACGTATTGTTCGAGGAGCTGATCAACGCCATTGATTTAAGCCTTATCACCAAGGTGACCTTTTCCCAGATACTTGAGATCCTGGAGCTTTTTGCCAAGGCCCTGGGGGTGGACGGGATTTCGTCAAACAAGATGAAGATGCAGCTTGAACTTCTGACCCATTCCATAGGCATCAGAGAATTTTCCTTTACCCAGTACATTGACATATTCAAGGGCTTTTCCCGGGCCGTTAAAAACATCATTGACGACAACTTCCACACCATCCACGGCAGGAACATCCTCCAGATCATGGCAAAAATGCCCGAAGATCAAATCCTTGAAAAATTTCTACCCAAGGAAGAGGATATGGAAAGGAAAAAGTTAGCCCACATGGTGGCAGACCTCTTCTTCCGGGACAAAATCGTCACCTCCCTGGGTCTCCAGCAGCTGGATGTATTTCTCAACCGGATCATGAATACCCTGTTCCGCCAGAGTGAAAAGCTCTCGGAAACCATGCTCAACAAACTTTTCAACTATGATCCTGACAATGCCATGACCGAAATCGGGGAAGACAAGCGAAACAACCACCACATCATCCACCTTGGCAACAAAGGACTCAACCTGGTGGAACTCAAGCGCATGGGGTGGCCCGTACCCCCTGGATTTATTATCACCACCGAGGCCTTCCGATGCCAGGAACTGATCAACACCTATGAACCGGCCGAAAACAACTTCAGAAAGCATGTGGAAGAAAACCTTACCTTCCTTGAACGAAGTACAGGAAAATGCTTTGGCAACCCCAAAAATCCACTGCTGCTGTCGGTCAGAAGCGGCTCATCCATCTCCCAGCCCGGCATGCTTGAATCCTACATGAATGTGGGGATCAACGAAGAGATTGCCGAAAGCATTGCCAACATTTCGGGCAATGCCTGGTTTGCCTGGGACTGTTACCGTCGGTTTCTCCAGGGGTACGGCATGTCCTTTGGCCTGAACCGCAATGACTTTGACTCGATCATGTACAAGTTTAAGAAAAAAAACGGTGTCCCCCTGAAACGCGAATTCACCGGAGAACAGATGAAGCTGCTCTCCATAACCTACAAAAACATGATCCGGGATTCAGGCATCAAAGTCGTTGAAAGCCCCATCGGCCAGCTCTACCTTGCCATCAACAAGGTGTTCAGTTCCTGGGATTCCCCCCGGGCCAGGGCCTATCGAAGAATCATGGGCATCTCCGACGATTGGGGCACGGCTGTCACAGTCCAGGCCATGGTGTTCGGCAATGTTTCAAGCCAATCAGGCTCCGGGGTGTTTTTTACCCACAGCCCAAGGCTTCCCGGTGATACCTTAAGGCTCTGGGGTGACTTCACCATCGGCAACCAGGGGGAGGATGTGGTGTCAGGACTTGTCAGGACCCTTGCCATCTCCGAGATGCAGAGGGAAATTGAACAGCGGGGCAGCGGCATCAGCCTGGAATCAGGCTTCCCTGTCCTGTACAACAATCTCAAAGCCATTGCCCATGCCATCATCTATGACAATAAGTGGGATCCCCAGGAGATGGAGTTCACCTTTGAAAGTCCCAACTACAAGGACCTTTACCTGCTCCAGACCCGGGACATGTCCGTTCGCGAGCGAAGCGTCATCCGATCCTTTGACATGGATGACCTGAACGCCATGGAATACCTTGGCAGGGGGATCGGCGTGTCAGGCGGTCCCATGAGTGGAAGAATCGTTTTTACCCTGGAGGAGATCAAACAGTGGCGAAAGGATGAGCCCCACATGAACTTGATTCTCATCCGGGGAGACACGGTGGCCGACGACATCAGGGAAATCTATGCAGCCGACGGCATCCTCACGGCCAGGGGTGGCGTCACCTCCCACGCCTCGGTGGTGGCCCACAGCCTTAAAAAGACCTGCGTAGTCGGCTGTGAGAACCTCATGAGCAACGAAAAAAAACGGCAATGCAAATTCGCTAACACCCTCATGAAGTCCGGTGACTTTATCAGCATGGACGGCAGGGAGGGATTAATATACAAGGGTTACCTAAAGGTAAATGAGCTATAG
- a CDS encoding acyl-CoA dehydrogenase family protein, which yields MDGEFKELQAKVTALCQGRQNFEQTRSTHDFPMDLWQDLGQESLMGILVPAEYGGLGHGLDALACVTEHLAVCGAPMGFALAFVIHHLVCHHFIHIHGSRHLWDNYLPAMARGKFTAAVAVSEPGVGAHPKHLKTRAVKDKEAFIIDGEKSFVTNAPLADLFIVIAVTGVKEGRNLFSALAVPRTTTGLTPGNPMDTKFLRPCPHSTLTLERCRVGSNQIMGKPGLAYETMVVPFRRLEQLLVPIIISGATANQARHLAVSLKIDLGNEKISAINAMVCRLSQLSHKNVKAHINSRSDGVFSPATQAFTETARQYQQSVRQLMEQTGTPQSLYQGEFDKDLSVLLGLFAGPGQV from the coding sequence ATGGATGGCGAATTCAAAGAATTGCAGGCAAAGGTCACAGCCCTCTGCCAGGGCCGTCAGAATTTCGAACAAACACGCTCAACCCATGATTTTCCCATGGATTTATGGCAGGATCTTGGCCAGGAAAGCCTCATGGGAATTCTTGTTCCAGCAGAATACGGGGGGCTGGGACATGGGCTGGACGCCCTTGCCTGTGTAACCGAACATCTTGCGGTTTGTGGTGCCCCCATGGGGTTTGCCCTGGCGTTTGTGATCCACCATCTTGTGTGCCACCATTTCATACACATCCACGGGAGCAGACACCTCTGGGACAACTATCTGCCGGCCATGGCCCGGGGCAAATTCACGGCCGCGGTTGCCGTATCTGAACCCGGGGTTGGAGCCCATCCAAAACATCTTAAAACCCGTGCCGTAAAAGACAAGGAAGCCTTTATCATTGACGGGGAAAAAAGCTTTGTCACCAACGCCCCCCTGGCAGACCTCTTCATCGTTATCGCCGTCACAGGGGTTAAGGAAGGACGCAACCTTTTTTCAGCCCTTGCGGTTCCCCGGACAACCACCGGCCTTACACCGGGAAACCCCATGGATACAAAATTTCTGCGCCCCTGCCCCCACAGCACCCTCACCCTTGAAAGGTGCAGGGTTGGATCAAATCAGATCATGGGCAAACCCGGCCTTGCCTACGAAACCATGGTCGTCCCCTTCAGACGGCTGGAACAGCTCCTGGTGCCGATCATCATTTCAGGCGCAACAGCCAACCAGGCCAGACACCTTGCGGTATCCCTGAAAATCGATCTGGGAAACGAAAAAATTTCAGCCATAAACGCCATGGTCTGCCGCCTGTCGCAACTGTCACACAAAAATGTCAAAGCACATATAAACAGCAGAAGTGATGGCGTTTTTTCCCCTGCAACCCAGGCCTTTACAGAAACTGCAAGACAATACCAGCAATCTGTCCGGCAGCTCATGGAACAAACAGGAACACCACAGTCTCTATACCAGGGGGAATTTGACAAGGATCTTTCCGTGCTGCTGGGACTGTTTGCCGGCCCAGGGCAAGTTTAA
- a CDS encoding VWA domain-containing protein, whose amino-acid sequence MLTRLTGFAACCRAFDLRVSTGEVIDAARHLELVNPLDPVAFRLVMGANFVKSRRDQTRFDYIFDLFFNNAKDQTNDAPAPGAQQIIDTLAQDLRNRPDPHPMEQALVDFLDNNPLTLIDLVHRMHTMEEPPQRFFKSNMGQLSSKLGIMLQINALRDRINTLVKQTRQEADTVSLKKLFMDRLDRAMTMVTQEPRELNDLQGKKGVSGPGNELISDKPFSNLTALEVNQMKAVMEQLVRRLKDQVSRRFAAKNRGAVDIKKTLRNSGKFQGVPLDIAFKNKPPRKSSIVALCDVSGSVWSGARFMLTLLYSLHDCFARVKSFVFVADLVEVTDLFDRFSVNQAIDKTLDDDTINRNLPTDYGSMFLSFKHNHMNDLNQKTTLIILGDARSNFLNPQATILAQMRERCRRVIWLTPEQVRTWTTGDCEISTYKTHCHEVRTVMNLTHLITFIKELVL is encoded by the coding sequence ATGCTCACCCGTTTGACTGGATTTGCCGCCTGCTGCAGGGCCTTTGACCTCAGGGTCTCCACGGGGGAAGTAATCGATGCCGCACGCCATCTTGAACTGGTCAACCCCCTAGATCCGGTTGCGTTCAGGCTTGTCATGGGGGCAAACTTTGTCAAAAGCCGCAGGGACCAGACCCGGTTCGACTATATCTTTGACCTTTTCTTCAACAATGCAAAGGATCAGACAAACGACGCCCCTGCCCCGGGCGCACAGCAAATCATTGATACCCTTGCCCAGGATCTCAGGAACAGGCCCGACCCCCATCCCATGGAGCAGGCCCTGGTCGATTTCCTTGACAACAATCCCCTGACCCTCATCGACCTGGTTCACAGGATGCACACCATGGAAGAACCACCCCAGCGGTTCTTTAAATCCAACATGGGACAGCTTTCAAGCAAGCTTGGCATCATGCTCCAAATCAACGCCCTGCGAGACAGGATCAACACCCTCGTCAAACAGACCCGTCAGGAAGCAGATACGGTATCCTTGAAAAAGCTGTTCATGGATCGCCTGGACCGGGCCATGACCATGGTCACTCAAGAGCCCAGGGAACTCAACGACCTCCAGGGAAAAAAAGGGGTATCCGGCCCGGGCAATGAACTTATTTCAGACAAACCCTTTTCAAACCTCACCGCCCTTGAGGTGAACCAGATGAAGGCCGTTATGGAACAGCTGGTTCGAAGACTTAAAGACCAGGTTTCACGAAGGTTTGCCGCCAAAAACAGGGGAGCCGTTGACATCAAAAAAACCCTGCGGAACTCGGGAAAATTCCAGGGGGTACCCCTTGATATCGCCTTTAAGAACAAACCACCCCGAAAGAGCAGCATCGTTGCCCTGTGCGATGTATCAGGCTCAGTCTGGTCCGGTGCACGTTTCATGCTCACCCTTCTCTACTCCCTCCACGACTGCTTTGCCAGGGTCAAAAGCTTTGTATTTGTGGCAGACCTCGTTGAAGTGACCGATCTGTTTGACCGATTTTCCGTCAACCAAGCCATTGACAAGACTCTGGACGACGACACCATCAACCGCAACCTCCCCACGGATTACGGAAGCATGTTCCTGTCGTTTAAACACAACCACATGAACGATCTCAACCAGAAAACCACCCTCATCATCCTGGGGGACGCCCGTTCCAACTTTCTCAACCCCCAGGCAACCATCCTGGCGCAAATGCGGGAACGCTGCCGCAGGGTCATCTGGCTCACCCCGGAACAGGTCCGCACCTGGACAACAGGGGACTGCGAAATTTCAACCTACAAGACCCACTGCCACGAGGTGAGAACCGTGATGAACCTCACCCACCTCATTACATTCATCAAGGAGCTTGTGCTGTAA
- a CDS encoding AAA family ATPase — MKFTTVDQVQQSLAQANYIASKEIATVIFLALATDKPVLIEGPAGVGKTELAKAVATSLERRLIRLQCYEGLDEAKALYEWEYAKQLLYTQMIKERINTVIKDADTLSEAVERIASQEDAFFSERFIQPRPLLQAILSPDPVVLLIDEVDKSDPEFEAFLLELLSDFQVTIPEIGTRKPVTIPIVLLTSNNYRDMSDALKRRCIHLYIDYPTQEREMEIVRMKLPGIEERLARQMIDAVTRIRNLDLKKKPCISESLDWARALMALKTEELTPDRVKDTLNIVLKYHEDTALARQAVNEIVG; from the coding sequence ATGAAATTTACAACTGTCGATCAGGTCCAGCAAAGCCTTGCACAGGCAAACTACATTGCCTCAAAGGAGATCGCCACGGTGATATTCCTGGCCCTTGCAACGGACAAGCCGGTTCTCATTGAAGGACCGGCCGGGGTCGGCAAGACAGAACTTGCCAAGGCCGTTGCCACAAGCCTTGAAAGGCGTCTCATAAGACTCCAGTGCTACGAGGGCCTTGACGAGGCAAAGGCCCTGTACGAATGGGAGTATGCCAAACAGCTCCTCTACACCCAGATGATCAAGGAACGAATCAACACGGTAATCAAGGATGCCGACACTCTGTCCGAAGCAGTGGAAAGAATTGCAAGCCAGGAAGATGCTTTTTTTTCAGAACGGTTCATCCAGCCCCGACCCCTTCTCCAGGCCATTCTCTCGCCGGATCCAGTGGTGCTTCTCATTGACGAGGTGGACAAGTCCGACCCCGAGTTTGAGGCATTTCTCCTTGAACTGCTCAGCGATTTCCAGGTCACCATTCCAGAAATCGGAACCCGTAAACCCGTCACCATCCCCATTGTCCTGCTCACCTCAAACAACTACAGGGACATGAGCGATGCCTTGAAGCGGCGGTGCATCCACCTTTACATCGACTACCCAACCCAGGAACGGGAAATGGAAATTGTCCGGATGAAGCTTCCCGGCATTGAAGAAAGGCTTGCCCGGCAGATGATCGATGCCGTCACCCGGATCCGTAATCTTGATCTCAAGAAAAAGCCCTGCATCTCGGAATCCCTGGACTGGGCAAGGGCGCTCATGGCGTTGAAGACTGAAGAACTCACACCTGACAGGGTGAAGGACACCCTCAACATCGTGCTCAAATACCACGAGGATACGGCCCTTGCCAGACAGGCCGTCAACGAGATCGTGGGTTAG
- the ltaE gene encoding low-specificity L-threonine aldolase, with protein sequence MIDLRSDTVTKPCPAMRARMAEAEVGDDVYGEDPTVNRLEALTAEIMGKEAALFCSSGTQSNLLALMSHCARGDEYIVGQQAHTYKYEAGGAAVLGSIQPQPLPLEPDGTLDLEGVKKAIKPDDFHFARTRLFCLENTQAGKVLPMDYIKTAGEFARARGLKFHLDGARIFNAAVKLGIDARIIAEPFDSVSVCISKGLGAPVGSLLCADRAQISQARRWRKMVGGGMRQAGILAAACIFALENNIDRLNLDHENAARMAQELARVDELEIAPESGQTNMVFVRVRHRANELQDFMAQKKIAIPGGDSLRLVTHLNISSADIDTVVSAFKDFYR encoded by the coding sequence ATGATCGATCTTAGAAGCGATACAGTAACAAAGCCCTGTCCGGCAATGCGGGCCAGGATGGCCGAGGCCGAGGTGGGTGACGATGTCTACGGAGAAGACCCCACGGTCAACCGCCTGGAAGCCCTGACAGCCGAAATCATGGGCAAGGAAGCGGCCCTGTTCTGCTCGTCTGGAACCCAGTCCAACCTTCTGGCCCTGATGAGCCACTGTGCCAGGGGAGACGAATATATTGTGGGTCAGCAGGCCCACACCTATAAGTACGAGGCCGGCGGAGCCGCTGTTCTGGGTAGCATCCAGCCCCAGCCCCTGCCCCTTGAACCCGACGGCACCCTTGATCTTGAAGGGGTCAAAAAAGCCATCAAACCCGATGATTTCCATTTTGCCAGGACCCGGCTTTTCTGCCTTGAAAATACCCAGGCAGGCAAGGTACTGCCCATGGACTATATCAAAACTGCCGGTGAATTTGCCCGGGCCAGGGGACTGAAATTCCACCTGGACGGGGCAAGGATATTCAATGCGGCCGTCAAGCTCGGCATAGATGCCAGAATCATTGCTGAACCCTTTGACTCGGTCTCGGTCTGTATTTCCAAAGGCCTTGGTGCCCCTGTGGGCTCTCTTCTGTGTGCAGACCGGGCCCAGATCAGCCAGGCCAGACGATGGCGTAAAATGGTCGGCGGGGGCATGCGCCAGGCAGGCATCCTGGCTGCCGCCTGCATCTTTGCCCTTGAGAACAACATTGACCGGCTGAACCTTGACCATGAAAATGCAGCCCGCATGGCCCAGGAGCTTGCCCGGGTGGATGAACTTGAGATCGCGCCCGAATCCGGCCAGACCAACATGGTCTTTGTCCGGGTCCGACACCGGGCAAACGAACTTCAGGATTTTATGGCACAGAAAAAAATTGCCATCCCAGGCGGTGATTCCCTGAGGCTTGTCACCCACCTGAACATCTCTTCAGCCGACATTGACACAGTGGTATCGGCTTTCAAGGATTTTTACCGTTGA
- a CDS encoding proline dehydrogenase family protein, whose translation MLNSLMAKLIPFFPEKLVWIFSKRYIAGIDVNDALAASRDLNNQGAMVTLDLLGEFISTMDEAKKNTQDYLDLMDALHGSGINGNLSVKPTMFGLLLDKEACFSHVREIVQRAAGYNSFIRIDMEDASCTSMEIEIFRRLKVEFPGHVGLVLQAYLKRTPEDITGLMDLHTPEAPLNFRLCKGIYVEPATIAFKQYDQINRAYVENLEFMFKNKIHAAVATHDALLVEKAFELIEQYKVPKALVEFQMLFGVTPKLRQTIIDRGFPMRVYVPFGKEWFGYSTRRLKENPAMVQHIIKALFMRG comes from the coding sequence ATGTTAAATTCGCTTATGGCAAAACTGATCCCCTTTTTCCCTGAAAAACTGGTGTGGATTTTTTCAAAACGCTATATTGCCGGCATTGATGTAAACGATGCCCTTGCGGCATCCAGGGATCTCAACAACCAAGGCGCCATGGTGACCCTTGACCTGCTGGGGGAATTCATCTCCACAATGGATGAGGCAAAAAAAAACACCCAGGACTACCTTGACCTCATGGACGCCCTCCATGGATCCGGCATCAACGGCAACCTGTCGGTCAAGCCCACCATGTTCGGACTCCTCCTTGACAAGGAGGCGTGCTTCAGCCATGTAAGGGAAATTGTCCAACGGGCAGCAGGTTACAACAGCTTCATCCGCATAGACATGGAAGACGCTTCTTGCACCTCCATGGAGATAGAGATTTTCAGACGGCTCAAGGTCGAATTTCCAGGCCATGTGGGCCTTGTGCTCCAGGCATATTTGAAAAGAACCCCCGAGGATATAACCGGTCTCATGGACCTTCACACCCCGGAGGCACCCCTGAACTTTCGCCTCTGCAAGGGCATCTATGTGGAGCCGGCAACCATTGCCTTTAAGCAGTACGATCAGATCAACAGGGCCTATGTTGAGAATCTTGAGTTCATGTTCAAGAATAAAATCCATGCGGCCGTTGCAACCCACGATGCCCTGCTTGTGGAAAAAGCCTTTGAACTCATTGAGCAATACAAGGTTCCAAAGGCCTTGGTTGAATTTCAAATGCTGTTCGGGGTAACGCCGAAATTGAGGCAAACCATCATTGACCGGGGATTTCCCATGCGGGTTTACGTACCATTTGGCAAAGAGTGGTTCGGCTACTCCACGCGAAGACTCAAGGAAAACCCGGCCATGGTCCAGCACATTATCAAAGCCCTTTTCATGCGAGGGTAA